Sequence from the Enhydrobacter sp. genome:
CGCTTTCCAGGAGCTGCACCGGCGCGCGCTTGGCTTCGCTGACATGCGTGAGGCCGCCGTTGGACAGCATCAGGAACAGGCCGCCCGGAATGCCTTCGGCGCGCAGCGCCTGCTCGAGCCGCTCGAGATAGATTTCGGCCAGCGGCCGCACGTAGGCATTGGCGACCGTCGTGCTGGCGCGCAGATACTCGCGGATTTCCGGGGCGATGTCGGACGAGAGCGAAATCGAGAGATTCTGGAAGCGCTCGGCCACCGCGGCGCCGATCGCGCGCTCGTGCGCCGGATTGGCGTAGGCGTGCAGGAAGCAGATGGCGAGGCTTTCGACGCCGTCCTTCACCAGCTCGGCGACCTCGGCCAGCGCCGCCTCGATCTCGATCGCGATCTCGACGCTGCCGTCCGGCGCCAGCCGCTCCCTCGCCTCGCGCCGCCACGGCCGCGGCACCAGCGGCCTGGGCATCTCGATGAACAGGTCGTAGAGCTCGTACTTGCGCTCGCGGCCGATCTCCAGCACGTCGCGGAAGCCAGCCGTCGTCAGCAGCCCGGTCTTCGCTCCCTTGCGCTCGATGAGCGCGTTGGTGAAGAGCGTGGTCGCATGCACGACGCGGCCGATCTGCTCGGGCGCGGCGCCGGCCTTCGCCAGGACGCGCCGCGTCCCTTCCATCGCGCCGCGCGCCGGATCGTCGGGCGTGGTGCTCTCCTTCCAGATGACGGCGCGGCCGTCGCGCGGATCGTGGATGACGAGGTCGGTGAAGGTGCCGCCGATGTCGATGCCGAGAGAAAGAGGTGCCGTGCTCATTCCGCCTTGATGTTCCCCGCCTTGACGACCTTGGCCCAGCGCTCGCGGTCCTGCCTGATGTAGGCGGCGAACGCCTCGGGCCCCTGCGCGAGCGAGATCAGGCCCTGCGCGTCGAGCTTCGGCTTGTTGGCGGGATCGGCGATGGCGCCGATGAACAGCTTGGCCAGCGCCGCCTTGATGTCGGCGGGAAGCGCCGCCGGCCCGACCAGGCCGAACCAGTTGTTGATGTTGAGCGCCGGAATGTCCCTGGTCAGCAGCGGCAGCTCGGGCGCCAGCGGCGAGGGCTGGGTCGCCGCCAGCGCGAGGGCCCTCACCCTGCCGCCGCGCACCTGGCCCATGATCTCCGAGACGTTGGCGAAGAACAGGTCGACGTTGCCGGCCGCGACATCGGCGATGGCCGGCGCGCCGCCGCGATAGGGCACGTGCGTGAGCTTCAGGCCGCCCGACTCGGCCGCCAGGAACTCCGCGGCGAGCTGGTTCGTCGAGCCGAGGCCGGTCGAGGCATAAGTCACCTTGCCGGGATTGGACCTGGCGTAGGCGACGAGTTCGGGAATGGTCCTGAACGGCGCCTCCATGCGCACGATCAGCGCCATCGGCACACCGACCAGGTTGGCGACCGGCACCAGTTCCTTGTCGAGGTCGAGCGGGATGTTGGAGCCGGGAACGACCGGCCCGACGGCGAGCTGGCCCATGATGCCGATGCCGACGGTGTAGCCGTCGGGCGCCGACTGGCCGACCTGCTTCAGCGCGATGAAGCCGCCCGCGCCGGTCTTGTTGTCGACGATCACCGTGTAGCCGTGCTGGCGCTGCAGGGTGTCGGCGGCGAGCCGGGCGGTGATGTCGGCGGTGCCGCCCGGCGCGTAGCCGACCAGGATCTTGATGGCCTGCCTGGGCGTCCATGGCTGCTGGGCAGGAGCCGGCGCGGCGGCAAGAACGAGCGGAGCGGCAAGTAGACGACGACGAAGCATCGGCGATTCCCCTTACTCCCGACGGGACGGCCAGCAAGTCCCGTGCCCTGCCGGCGCGCCGCCCGACCCTAGCACCCCTGCGTGAATGCGGTAGCGACCTTCCCGCCCGTCGTGTCATGCTGCGGAAGTGAATCGAACGCGTCACCGCGAGAGTGACCGAGGAGCTCCGGAGGAAACCGACAAATGATCGCCACGAATTTGCGGCGGCTGCTGCCAGCCGGCCTGTTGTTCTTCGCCGGCGCCACACTGGCCGCCGGTGCGGCGTTCGCCCAGGGCAAGGACCTGACCATGGGCAACGTCAATCCGCCCAAGCACGGCACGTCGCAGACCTCCCAGGTCTTCATCGACAAGGTGGCCGAGCTGTCGGGCGGCAAGATCAAGATCGTGCACCACCATTCGGGCGCCCTCGGCGGCGAGCGCGAGGTCGTGCAGCAGATCCAGCTCGGCGCCGTCGACTTCGGGCCGATCACGACCGCGCCGCTTTCCGGCGCGGTACCGGAGATGTCGGTGTTCCAGCTGCCCTACATCTTTCGCGACTACGATCACGTCTTCAAGGCTCTCGACGGCACCGACACGCTCACCAAGTACTACGACGCGGTGCTCGACAAGAAGGGCCTGAAGCTGATCGGCTTCATCGCCGCCGGCTATCGCGGCATCTACGGCCACTACCCGATCAACGGCATGGCCGACATCAAGGGCAAGAAGGTGCGCGTGCAGGAGGACAAGATCCTGGTCGCCACCTTCAAGGCGCTCGGCATGATCTCCACGCCGATCGCCTTCCCCGAGGTCGCGACGGCGCTGCAGACCAAGGTGATCGATTTCGCCGAGGGCGGCGTGAACACCTTCTACCACAACAAGTTCTACGACGTCGTCAAGTACGTGGCCGACGTGCGCCACACCCACCAGGCGGTGGCGCTCATCATGTCCAAGGCGTCGTGGGGCAAGCTCGATCCGGCCGGCCAGAAGGCCGTCATGGACGCCTGGGCGGCCGCCCGCACCTTCAACCGCCAGTTCATCCTCGACGAGGACAAGCAGATCCAGGATCTGGTGAAGGCCAAGGGCGTCACCATCACCAAGCCCGACCCGGCGCCGTTCCTCAAGGCGACCGAGAGCGTCTATGCCGACTTCTACGTCACGCCCGCCGGCAAGGACGCCAAGAAGATGGTCGACTACATCATGAGCGTAAAGTAGGCCGTCGCGCCGGTGGCGGAAGACTCCAGCGGCGGCGGGGACAGGAAGGAGGACGGCGGTCGCCCTCCCTCCGCCGGTGCCCGCATCTATGACGGCCTCGGCTATTTCGGCGGCCTGATCCTGGCCGTCATGACGGCGGCCGTCTTCGTGCAGGTCGTGTTGCGCTATTTCGGCCTCACCGGCATCGACGGGCTCGAGGAGATCCCGCGCTACCTGTTCGTCTGGCTGATCATGTTCGGCGCCGCGGCGGCGATGTGGCGCAACGAGCACACCGCGCTCGACTACTTCGTCAACCGCTTCGGGCCGCGCCTTCGCGCGGCATTCGCCATCCTGGTCAACCTGCTCGGCATCTTCCTGTTCGGCTACCTGATGTGGCTCAGCGTTAAGCTGGTGCCGAACGCCGCGCTCCAGACCAGCGCCGGCCTCGGCCTCACCCTCGACTGGGTGTTCGCCGCGGTGCCGGTCGGCGGCGCGATGATGATCGTGCCGATGGTGCGCAACATCTACCTCGCCGCGAGGCGCGTGTGGCCGAAGTCCTCCTGATCGCCTTCGTCGTCTGTCTTCTGATCGGCATGCCGATCAGCATCGCCATGGGCATGGGCGCGCTGACGGCGGCGTTCTTCTATCCGGCGCTCAATCCCATCATCATCCCGACGCGCTTCGTCGGCCTGGTCTCCGATTCCTACCTGCTGCTGTCGGCGCCGCTGTTCATCCTGGCCGGCAACATCGCCGCGCGCGGCGGCGTGGCGCGCGTGCTGATCGATTTCGCGACCGTGCTGGTGGGCCGGTTCAGGGGCGGGCTGGCCTACGTCAACGTGCTCGACAGCATGTTCTTCGGCGGCATCTCGGGCTCGGCGGTGGCCGACGTGTCGGCGCTCGGCACCTTCCTGGTGCCGCAGATGGTGCGCAAGGGCTACGACAGGGACTTCGCCACCGCCCTCACCGTGGCGACCGCAGTGGTGGCGCCGATCATACCGCCCTCCATCATCGCCGTCATTTATGCCTGGATGGCCGACGAATCGGTGGCGGCGATGTTCGCCGCCGGCGTCATCCCCGGACTGCTGATCGGCATCGGCATGGCCGTGCCGGTGTTCATCATCGCCCGCAAGCGCAACTATCCGAAGGAGCCGCCGCCCACACTGCCGCAGTTCTGGGCGGCCTTGCGCAACGCCATGCCGGCGCTCGCCATCCCCGCCATCATCATGGGCGGCATCCTGGTCGGCTGGTTCACGCCGACCGAAGCGGCGGCGGTGGCCGTGGTCTATGCCCTCGTCGTGCCGCCGATCTTCTACCGCGAGCCGGCGCTCAGGGAGCTGCCCAAGATCTTCGCCGACAGCGCCCGCCTGTCGGGCGTGATCGGCATGATCATCGGCTTCGTCGGCGCCTTCGGCTGGGTCCTCACCTACTCGAAGTTCCCGTTCGTGGTGGCGAGCGCGATCGCTGCGATGACGCCGGCCTGGTGGGTGTTCGTCATCCTCATCATCCTGCTCTACATCATGCTGGGCACTTTCCTGACGCCGTCCGAGATCATCCTGGTCACGGTGCCGGTTCTGTTGCCGGTGGCCCAGGCGGTCGGCGTGCATCCGATCCATTTCGGGATGATCTGCGTCATCGCCTCGGCGATCGGCCACATCACGCCGCCGGTCGGGCTGTGTCTGTTCGTCGGCATGGCAATCAGCGGCCTGCCGATGGAAAAGCTGATGAAGCCGCTGTTGCCCTTCATCGTCGCGATCGTCCTGACGCTGCTTCTCATCGCCTTCATCCCCGACCTCATCCTGTTCCTGCCACGCCTGCTCGGCTTCACCCAGTAGCCGCCGCTGCGCTAGGGTCGGTGTCGCATGCCGCTCGCCCATCCCGCCGCCGACGTTTGGAGCTTGCTCGCCGATATCGCCGAGCAGACTCCCGACGCTCCCGCATTCCTCCACGCGGACGGGAACATCTCCTTCGGCCGGCTGGTCGAGACGGCGGCACGGGCGGCGCAGGGCCTCGCCGATCTCGGCGTCGGTCCCGGCGATCGCGTGGCGTTGTGGCTGCCCAACGTGCCGGCTTATCCCATCCTCTACTTCGCCTGCGCGCGGCTCGGCGCCATCGCGGTCGCGGTCAACACCCGCTTCCGCGCCGTCGAGGTCGCCGACATCGTCGGCCGCTCCGGCGCCAGGGTGCTGGCCTGCGCGCCGGGCTTCCGCCGCATCGACTTCCTCTCGATCCTGTCGCAGGTCGAGCCGGCGGCGCTCGATGCGCTCGCCGCCGTCGTCATCGTCGGCGACGAGGCGGCCGCCGCGCCGCCCGCCATCGAGCGGCTGCGACGCGTGCCCTTCGACCGCCTGTGCTCGCGACCGCGCCTCGGCGTCAACCATGCGAGCGCGAAGGCGCCGTGCAACATCTTCACGACGTCGGGCACGACCAGCGCGCCCAAGTTCGTCCTGCACCGTCAGGGCGCCATCGCCGGCCATGCCCAGCAGGTCGCGCGGGTGTTCGGCTTCGCGGCGCCTGACACGCTGTCGCTCAGCATCATGCCGCTGTGCGGCGTGTTCGGCTTC
This genomic interval carries:
- a CDS encoding tripartite tricarboxylate transporter substrate binding protein, which encodes MLRRRLLAAPLVLAAAPAPAQQPWTPRQAIKILVGYAPGGTADITARLAADTLQRQHGYTVIVDNKTGAGGFIALKQVGQSAPDGYTVGIGIMGQLAVGPVVPGSNIPLDLDKELVPVANLVGVPMALIVRMEAPFRTIPELVAYARSNPGKVTYASTGLGSTNQLAAEFLAAESGGLKLTHVPYRGGAPAIADVAAGNVDLFFANVSEIMGQVRGGRVRALALAATQPSPLAPELPLLTRDIPALNINNWFGLVGPAALPADIKAALAKLFIGAIADPANKPKLDAQGLISLAQGPEAFAAYIRQDRERWAKVVKAGNIKAE
- a CDS encoding TRAP transporter substrate-binding protein — encoded protein: MIATNLRRLLPAGLLFFAGATLAAGAAFAQGKDLTMGNVNPPKHGTSQTSQVFIDKVAELSGGKIKIVHHHSGALGGEREVVQQIQLGAVDFGPITTAPLSGAVPEMSVFQLPYIFRDYDHVFKALDGTDTLTKYYDAVLDKKGLKLIGFIAAGYRGIYGHYPINGMADIKGKKVRVQEDKILVATFKALGMISTPIAFPEVATALQTKVIDFAEGGVNTFYHNKFYDVVKYVADVRHTHQAVALIMSKASWGKLDPAGQKAVMDAWAAARTFNRQFILDEDKQIQDLVKAKGVTITKPDPAPFLKATESVYADFYVTPAGKDAKKMVDYIMSVK
- a CDS encoding TRAP transporter small permease; the encoded protein is MAEDSSGGGDRKEDGGRPPSAGARIYDGLGYFGGLILAVMTAAVFVQVVLRYFGLTGIDGLEEIPRYLFVWLIMFGAAAAMWRNEHTALDYFVNRFGPRLRAAFAILVNLLGIFLFGYLMWLSVKLVPNAALQTSAGLGLTLDWVFAAVPVGGAMMIVPMVRNIYLAARRVWPKSS
- a CDS encoding TRAP transporter large permease, encoding MAEVLLIAFVVCLLIGMPISIAMGMGALTAAFFYPALNPIIIPTRFVGLVSDSYLLLSAPLFILAGNIAARGGVARVLIDFATVLVGRFRGGLAYVNVLDSMFFGGISGSAVADVSALGTFLVPQMVRKGYDRDFATALTVATAVVAPIIPPSIIAVIYAWMADESVAAMFAAGVIPGLLIGIGMAVPVFIIARKRNYPKEPPPTLPQFWAALRNAMPALAIPAIIMGGILVGWFTPTEAAAVAVVYALVVPPIFYREPALRELPKIFADSARLSGVIGMIIGFVGAFGWVLTYSKFPFVVASAIAAMTPAWWVFVILIILLYIMLGTFLTPSEIILVTVPVLLPVAQAVGVHPIHFGMICVIASAIGHITPPVGLCLFVGMAISGLPMEKLMKPLLPFIVAIVLTLLLIAFIPDLILFLPRLLGFTQ